From the Rhinoderma darwinii isolate aRhiDar2 chromosome 12, aRhiDar2.hap1, whole genome shotgun sequence genome, one window contains:
- the CRABP2 gene encoding cellular retinoic acid-binding protein 2: MPNFSGNWKMKHSENFEEMLKALGVNVMLRKIAVAAASKPAVEIKQEDESFYIKTSTTVRTTEINFKIGEEFEEQTVDGRPCKSLAKWESENKIVCEQRLLKGDGPKTAWSRELTNDGELILTMTADDVICTRIYIKE, from the exons ATGCCCAACTTCTCAGGAAACTGGAAAATGAAACATTCGGAGAATTTCGAGGAGATGTTGAAAGCTTTGG GCGTCAATGTCATGCTACGGAAAATAGCAGTAGCCGCTGCCTCGAAGCCGGCCGTGGAGATAAAGCAGGAGGATGAGTCCTTCTACATCAAAACCTCCACCACCGTCCGCACCACCGAGATCAACTTCAAAATCGGAGAGGAGTTTGAGGAGCAGACGGTAGACGGTCGTCCCTGTAAG AGCCTGGCCAAATGGGAAAGTGAGAACAAGATTGTGTGTGAACAAAGGCTTCTTAAAGGGGATGGACCCAAGACTGCCTGGTCAAGAGAACTGACCAACGATGGAGAACTTATCCTG ACCATGACTGCTGATGACGTCATCTGCACACGGATTTACATAAAAGAATAA